From the genome of Treponema peruense:
CATAACATCGGCAGTTAACGAAGTTGTAAAAAAATGTCCGTCTATTTCTAGGTTTGAGGCCGTTAAGTCCGGAGTCGCGGTTGCAAGGGCTGCCATGGGAACAATGACAACGACACTTCTTCTGGCTTATTCGGGAAGTTGCATTGCACTTCTTATGACTTTTATGGCTCAGGGAACACCAATTTACAATATTCTCAACAACAACCAGGTTGCGGCCGAAATCATCAATACAATTGCGGGAAGTTTTGGTCTGGCATCTACTGCACCGTTTACCGCTTTTCTTTCAGGAATGATTCTTGCAGGAAAAAACAGAACTAAACGCTCTTGTCTTCGTACAGTTTTTCGTCGGCTGCATTCAGTATGTCTGAAACACAGGATTTGGAATCTGCACAGCCGCTGAATCCTATAGAAACAGAAAGTTCGTATTTTTGTTCGGGACTGGCGGTCTGGTTTTGTGCAAATGTTTTTTTTACTTTCATGCCTTTTTTTAACTTTTTTCAGAAACTCCCTATAACAAAATTATATTTAAATATTGCGCAGAATGTCAACTGTATGGGAACTTGCCCCCAGAAGGTCGGGCCGTTCGCAAGTTGCCAGATGAAATTTCATAAAGGCTTCAAATGTTTTTTCATCCATGGCATTGAGTTCGCGCCTCATGTAGTCAGACGGACCGTCGGCTGCAAAGACAGAAATGCGTTTTAACCCGGCTGCGCGGTTAAGTTCATCAATGTCAGTAATGCGCAGATAACTGTACAAATCCTGTGGCGAAGAAACAGTATGAAAATCTTCTGTCAGGGTTCCGTTTTCAAGGCATTCCAGAACATGGTTTTTCTTAAAGCAGTATTCTATTACACTGTACTCGTTCATGACGTAAGCAACAAAAATTATTCCGCCTTTTTTTGTAACACGCCGCGCTTCAGAAAATACCCGCAGCCTATCTTCCGTTGTGTGCAGATGGTACATTGGCCCGAACACCAGCGTAATGTCAAATTTGCCGTCTTCAAGAAAATGCATATCCATTGCGTTTCCCGGCCAGATATTTACGTTTGCATGCTTTGACTCAAGAACATCAATATTGTGCTGTACAAGTTCAACTGCAGTAACCGAATGCCCTTCTTCTGAAAGAGCGACAGAATAACGTCCTGTACCGGCACCAGCATCAAGAATGTGCAGCTTTTTCCCCGCCGGAATATAGTCGTGTATAAACTTCATTGTCGTGGTGAATTCAACCGTTCCGTGGCGTGTAGTAAGCCTGTGGTCTTCATTGAATTTGTTGTAATAGCGTTCGATTTCTGTCATGCGCTTACTATACAGCAATTTTCACCGATTGCAAATATGGGCTTTTTTCGTTAAAATGCACGTATGAAAACTTCACAAATTCCATTCAGAACACTGCGGGAAGCGCCTGCAGAAGCGATAATCTCAAGCCACCAGCTCATGATGCGCGCCGACCTTATCAGAAAACTCGGCAACGGCCTTTATACATATATGCCGCTCGGACTCCGCGCCTACAGAAAACTTGAAAACATCATCAGACAGGAACTTGACGCTTCAGGCGCCATGGAATTCAAACCTACCGTTGTTGTTCCGGGAGATATCTGGAAAGAAAGCGGAAGATGGGACACAATGGGTGCGCAGATGCTCAAGGCCCAAAACCGCCAGCAGCAGGACATGGTTGTAAGTCCTACAGCCGAAGAAGCTTACACTGCAATAATGAAACAGGGACTCACCAGTTACAAGCAGCTTCCTATCAACTGTTATCAGATAAACACAAAATACCGTGACGAAATCCGCCCAAGATACGGTGTAATGCGCGGCCGTGAATTCAACATGATGGACGGCTATTCCCTTAACGCAAATGACGAATCGCTTGACGAAACATACCAGGCTTATGCAAAGGCTTATCTCAGGATTTTCAAGCGACTTGGCCTTAAGGTAATTCCGGTAAAGGCAGATACAGGTGCAATGGGTGGCAGCGGTTCAGAAGAATTTATGGTAGAAAGCCCTGTCGGCGATGACACGCTCATTTTGTGTGAATGCGGATATGCAGCCAACGTAGAAAAAGCTTCATGCGCAAAAGACATTCCGCTCGACAAAAACGGTAATCCTCTGGCCGCAACAGACAAGCCCTTCGAAGAAATAAAAACCCCAGGAGTCGGAACAATCGCTGACCTCGAAAAATTCCTTGACTGCAGCCAGCACTCACTTCTCAAAACACTTATCTACAAGGCTACAAATGTTTCTCTTGACTTAAGCGGAATAGAATGCTGCAAAAACATCAAGACCTTTACCGAAGGAAACATGACGTTCTACCCCGAAGTATTTGTTGCAGTGTGCATACGAGGGGATCTTGACGTTAACGAAGCAAAACTTGCAGGTCTTCTCAAGGCAAGCGAAGTAACACTCGCCACTGCAGAAGAAGACATGCGCATAACAGGAGCACCGGTAGGATACGCAGGACCTGTAGGATTAAACAATGTTCCTGTTATTGCAGACAATTCTGTTCTTAATATGCACGACTTTCTGGTCGGGGCAAACAAGGCAGACACACATCTTGTTCATGTTGAATACGGCCGCGACTTCAAGGTATGGCAGACAGCAGATGTTCGCACGGCAAAAGCAGGCGACAAATGCCCTGTTTGCGGTAAGCCTTTCTACACAAGCCGCGGTAACGAACTGGGACACATATTCAAGCTTGGAAAAAAATATACGCAAAGCATGGGCGTAACTTACCTTGACGTCAACGGAAAATCATCTGTTCCCACAATGGGATGCTACGGAATAGGTGTTGACCGCGTTCTTGCTTCCATTATTGAGTCTTTCCACGATGAACACGGAATTATCTGGCCAATGTCAGTTGCCCCGTACCAGGTTGCAATTGTTCCTATTAAATACAAGGATTCCATGAAAGAAGCTGCTGACAGGCTTTATGATGAACTTTCAAAACTCGGAATAGAAGTTCTGCTTGACGACCGCGATGAACGTCCAGGCGTTAAGTTCAATGACATGGATCTTATGGGATATCCTGTACGCGTAACAATCGGCGACAAAAATCTTCCAAACGTAGAAGTCAAACTCAGAAACCAGAGCGATGCACAGCTTGTTCCGCTTGAAGAAGCTGCGGCAAAAATTGCACAGACAGTAAAGGCTGCACTGGACGAGCTTAACGCATAAAAGTCTGCCGGAGGAAACAATGAGAAACTTACATAAAAAATTATCTGCACTTATACTCCTGTTTCTTCCGGCGGCAGCATTTTCTTTGCCTGCAACAGAGGATTGGCTTCCTGACACTTCGGGAGAATACGTTTACTACAGCGACAAAAGTTTTAAAGACAAATCAATAATTGGATTTCTTTACTACAACGATGAAACATACGCTGCAAGGTACTATTCCCCCGCGACACTCTCCAAACAGGAAAAAGACATAACTGTTTATCTTACAGTACAAAAAGACACATTCCCGCTTAAGTTCACCGGCGAGCGCATTTCGGGAATGACAGAAACGGGCGACTCTGACATTGTAAATTACATACACGATCTTTTCTACGAGTTTTCGGCAAGGCGGCATGCAACAAGTTTAAAGAAAGGTTTTGTTCTCAAGACCGACGAAAACTTTGCGCAGTTCGGCGGAAGTGTAAAAATTGAATACAGCCCGCTTGTTCCTGTATTCAACATTCTTTCAATAAGTGCAAATGACGGAACACCTATTCTTACTGTTCAGACAACAGGCATTCTTGCTTCTTCAGAAGACAAATCGTTTACGGAATTCAAGGGAATTGAAGGGCTGCCCAGGGACAAGACAAGGAACTTTAAAAAAACAAAGGCAGAACCGCAGAAAGCATCATTTGAATCGCAGTCGGTTAAGCTTGACGGAATGTGGAAGCAGTCCATGCAGAACATGTGGCTTTTGGATGACTTTGCAATTATTACGTTCAGCACAATAAAGCCCCCGTCCAAAACCGAATTTTCCGGTGACTTTATGGCATTTATGATAAGAAAATTAAGTCAGGGAACAAACGGTTCCTATTCTATTTGGAAGCAACATAAAATTTCTGCAGAAAAAAAAGACGGCGCAAGAATTATGAATGTTTTCTACCAGCCGCTCAGTTCAAATGTAACACGCGACTTCAAGACAATTACTCCGCTTGAAGATGGAAACCTTGCTTATTTTTCACTTACGATTTTTGACGACACTTATCAGAAAAACCGTGCCTACTTTGACCGTATCCTTAAAAGTTACGAGCCTTAATTCTGCCTTGAGGCTTAAAACTCAAAGCTTAAAAACTTGAACGGCGTAGCGGTGTTCCAATCCAGACGCCTTCACTTCCCAAATATTCCTTTTTTTCACCATCAATAAGGAACTGAACGCTTTCTACTGTCTGGAACGCTGTTGCCGTATACACAATCTGCTGAAGCTGTCCGCGCAGACCTTCTATTCCGTAACGGTTGAATTCAAATTCACTGCTGAAGTTAAGTGTTGCCACGCCGTTTCTGACAGACGCGCCCAAAAGACGTGTTCCATCTGACAAAAGCGTACGGCAGCCAGAATCTGCTTCTGTAGAATTCGGTCCTTCTATCAAAGCATTTACAGCGTCCATAAGAGGACTGTCCGACTTTTTCATGGTACGTACAACTTCGCGGCGGTTGACTGTTCCGTTGCTGGTAATAATCATAAAGTAAAGCTTGATGTTCATTGTAGCAGAAGCTGCAGTTGCCGGAGTCTTTTTTGTTTCGGTAACAGCAGGTTTGTTTTCTGCAGGTTTTGGTTTGGTGGCAGTTTCTTTTTTTACAGCCGCGGCTTCTTCTGCCTGCTGCTGAAGTTCACGACCGGCATCGCTTACTGCTGTTACGGGAGACACATTTTCCTGCTGCGGGGCAGATTGTGTACCTGTGGCTGCAGATTGCGTATTGGAGAGCTGTTCAGCCTGTTCTGTTTTATCTGCAGAAGAATTAAAAGACGAAATTTCAGTTTCTGCATTAAGATCTATTTCTGTAGAAATAATGGGCGCAACATCATTTTTGCCTTCTTCTTTTTGTTCAACAACAGGAGCCTTTTCTATAAACTCGGGGGTTTTTCCTATTGTGCGTTCAAAAAAACGGGTAGTCTTTAAGTTGGAAACAATCGTTTTCTGGTTTATTAAAAAAAGTACACCGATAATCAAAAGAAGTACAAACCATATTGCAAATCCAAAGCCGGAATTCTTTTTGTTTTTGTTGTCTGCCATTCTGCCATTATAAACCACACCAACCTATTTTTCAATAAGCATGCAGTCCAGTGCGCAGTCCAGATTAAAGTCTTGATGTAAATTCAGAGAATTTCAACAAAACGCTCCAACCCCCGCTGCAGATATTCTCGGCTGGTTGCAACATTTATCCGCTGGAACATTTTTCCTTCTGCTCCAAAAATATTGCCAGGATCAAGCCAAAGATTTGCGTCTTTTTTTATACGGCGGTTTAATTCTGCATCATCATAACAAAGCGCACTACAGTCTATCCACAAAAGATAAGTTGCTTCGGGCTTTTTGCATTTTAATTTGCCATTTGAGTTTTTATTTAAGTATTCAACTGCAAAATCAAGATTGCTGCTGATAAATTCTGATGCTCCATCAAACCAGTTTTTGCCGCTGCGGTAAGCAGCTTCTGCTGCAACAAGTCCGAGCGTATTTGGTTCATCATAACCGGTTTTGTCACGTTCACTCATAAACCGTTTTCTAAGGTTTTCATCTGCAATAAAAATATTTGAAACCTGAAGTCCGGCAAGATTAAAACTTTTGCTCGGACTTGTGCAGGTTACGGTTATTTTTTGAGCCTGTTCACAAACAGATGCAAATACAGTATGGGCATTGGGCTTCCATACAAAGTCTGAATGGATTTCATCGCTTACAACAATTACATTGTGCTTAAGGCAGATGTCTGCAATTTTTTTTAGTTCATCTTTTGTCCAGCTTCTTCCGCCGGGATTATGCGGATTGCATAAAATGAAAAGGCGCACTTTATTTTCTTTGATTTTATTTTCAAAGCCGTCAAAATCTATCTCGAACCTGCCAAAACCATTTTTGTCTTTTTTCCACACAAGAGGTGACGTTACGACTTTTCTTTCGTTTTTTAGAATTACGTTTTTAAAAGGATAATAAACAGGCGGCTGTATTAATACTGAATCTCCTGGTTCTGTAAATGCTTTGACTGCAGTTGCAAGTGCAAAAACCACGCCCGGAGTTTCGACAAGCCATTCTCTTTTTACATCATAACTATGATTATTTTTTATCCACTGTGCAACGGCTTCAAAGTAATGATCTTTATAACCTGTGTAGCCGAAAATTCCGTGTTCAACACGATTATGAATTGCAGACAAAATCTCGGGTGCAGTTTTAAAGTCCATATCGGCAACCCAGTAGGAAAGACAGTCTTCTTTGTAACCTCGCTCTTTTGCAAAATCAAACTTAAGACAGTCAGTATTTTTTCTGTCAACAAATACAAAATCATAACTCATAGTTCCTCCAAAAATTATTTCTACAGCGCCTGTTTTATATCTGCAATCAATTCGTCTGCATTTTCTATTCCTACACTCAGTCTTAGAAGCGTGTCTGTTACGCCGGTTTTTTCTCTCATTTCTTTTGGAATAAAATTATGTGTCTGGCTTGCAGGATATGTAACAAGAGTCTGCACGCCGCCGAGACTTTCTGCAAACAGAATGAATTTTAGTTTTTTAAGAAAGTCAGAAACTTTTTGCGGCGACTCAACTGTAAAACTTATCATTGCTCCATAACCACGCGCCTGGCTTTTGTAAATTTGTTTTTGTTCAGCCGGCAAAAGCGACGGGTAATAAACTTTTTTTACGTTCGTATTTTTGCAGAGAAAGTCCGTAATTTTTTCTGCATTTTTCTGAGCTTTTTCAATTCTGACTGCAAGAGTTTTTATTCCGCGCAAAACAAG
Proteins encoded in this window:
- a CDS encoding class I SAM-dependent methyltransferase, which encodes MTEIERYYNKFNEDHRLTTRHGTVEFTTTMKFIHDYIPAGKKLHILDAGAGTGRYSVALSEEGHSVTAVELVQHNIDVLESKHANVNIWPGNAMDMHFLEDGKFDITLVFGPMYHLHTTEDRLRVFSEARRVTKKGGIIFVAYVMNEYSVIEYCFKKNHVLECLENGTLTEDFHTVSSPQDLYSYLRITDIDELNRAAGLKRISVFAADGPSDYMRRELNAMDEKTFEAFMKFHLATCERPDLLGASSHTVDILRNI
- a CDS encoding proline--tRNA ligase, with the protein product MKTSQIPFRTLREAPAEAIISSHQLMMRADLIRKLGNGLYTYMPLGLRAYRKLENIIRQELDASGAMEFKPTVVVPGDIWKESGRWDTMGAQMLKAQNRQQQDMVVSPTAEEAYTAIMKQGLTSYKQLPINCYQINTKYRDEIRPRYGVMRGREFNMMDGYSLNANDESLDETYQAYAKAYLRIFKRLGLKVIPVKADTGAMGGSGSEEFMVESPVGDDTLILCECGYAANVEKASCAKDIPLDKNGNPLAATDKPFEEIKTPGVGTIADLEKFLDCSQHSLLKTLIYKATNVSLDLSGIECCKNIKTFTEGNMTFYPEVFVAVCIRGDLDVNEAKLAGLLKASEVTLATAEEDMRITGAPVGYAGPVGLNNVPVIADNSVLNMHDFLVGANKADTHLVHVEYGRDFKVWQTADVRTAKAGDKCPVCGKPFYTSRGNELGHIFKLGKKYTQSMGVTYLDVNGKSSVPTMGCYGIGVDRVLASIIESFHDEHGIIWPMSVAPYQVAIVPIKYKDSMKEAADRLYDELSKLGIEVLLDDRDERPGVKFNDMDLMGYPVRVTIGDKNLPNVEVKLRNQSDAQLVPLEEAAAKIAQTVKAALDELNA
- a CDS encoding GerMN domain-containing protein — protein: MADNKNKKNSGFGFAIWFVLLLIIGVLFLINQKTIVSNLKTTRFFERTIGKTPEFIEKAPVVEQKEEGKNDVAPIISTEIDLNAETEISSFNSSADKTEQAEQLSNTQSAATGTQSAPQQENVSPVTAVSDAGRELQQQAEEAAAVKKETATKPKPAENKPAVTETKKTPATAASATMNIKLYFMIITSNGTVNRREVVRTMKKSDSPLMDAVNALIEGPNSTEADSGCRTLLSDGTRLLGASVRNGVATLNFSSEFEFNRYGIEGLRGQLQQIVYTATAFQTVESVQFLIDGEKKEYLGSEGVWIGTPLRRSSF
- a CDS encoding MalY/PatB family protein, which gives rise to MSYDFVFVDRKNTDCLKFDFAKERGYKEDCLSYWVADMDFKTAPEILSAIHNRVEHGIFGYTGYKDHYFEAVAQWIKNNHSYDVKREWLVETPGVVFALATAVKAFTEPGDSVLIQPPVYYPFKNVILKNERKVVTSPLVWKKDKNGFGRFEIDFDGFENKIKENKVRLFILCNPHNPGGRSWTKDELKKIADICLKHNVIVVSDEIHSDFVWKPNAHTVFASVCEQAQKITVTCTSPSKSFNLAGLQVSNIFIADENLRKRFMSERDKTGYDEPNTLGLVAAEAAYRSGKNWFDGASEFISSNLDFAVEYLNKNSNGKLKCKKPEATYLLWIDCSALCYDDAELNRRIKKDANLWLDPGNIFGAEGKMFQRINVATSREYLQRGLERFVEIL